GATACAAGCGTTCGAACGTCGCCGGGTCGCGCGGCGTCGGGTAGAGGACGACCAGCTTCGCTCCTGGCATAACACCTCCGTCGTGGGGATGAGGACGATCTCGCCGATCAGCGGCGCCGCGTCACGAAGCGTCGCAGCGCTCCGAACGCCTCCGCCAGATCGGCGAGCTGGTGGTTCGCATTCAGTCCGCTGGGATTGGGCAGCACCCAGAGAGCCGCCGGGCCCAGCGACTCGGGCTGCCGGCCCACCACCGCGCCGGCCCGGCCGAACGCGGAGCGATAGGCGCCGATGCCCAGGACGGACACGCACGCCGGCCGATAGCGGCGCACCTTGCGCGCCAGCCGCGCGCGGCCGGCGCGCAGCTCGTGCGGACTCAGCTCGGCGGCAGTAGCCGTGGCGCGGGCGACGAGATTGGTGATGCCGAGGGCGCGCTCGAGCAGGCGGCGCTCCTCCCACGGCTGGAGCACGCGATCGGTGAAGCCGCTCGCATGCAGCGCCGGCCAGAACCGGTTCCCCGGCCGGGCGAAGTGGTGACCCGTCGCGCCGGAGTAAAGCCCCGGGTTGATTCCGCAGAAGAGCACGGCGAGTCCCGGGGCAATGAGATCCGGCACCGTTCGATTGGCGGCGGCCGCGACCTCCGCCCGGCTCGGCCGCCTGCCCTGACCGATGCCGGACCGCACTAGAACCGCGCGGGAAACAGCGCGCTGCTCCCGTCCATGTCACCGGTATCGGCGTAGCACAGCGGCCTCGCGTCCGGATCGAGGATCTGCCCGCCGAGCACGCGGCCCAGCACCAGCTCATGATCTCCGCTCTGCATGCGGCCGGCGGGTGCGCACTCGAGCCAGGCGAGCGCATCCTCCAGCATCGGCGCGCCGGTGCGGCCCGGGCGCCAGCGGACCCCTGCGAGCTTGTCCTGCTCCCGGCCGGAGTGGGTGCCGAACCGCCGAGCCAGGTCGAGCTGACCCTGCTTCAGCACGCTGACGGCGAAGCCCTCGCCCTCGGACAGGAGTCGATAGGACGCATTCTGCGGGTTGACGCTCAGTGCCACCAGCAGGGGATCGAACGATACCTGCATGAGCCACGCGGCGGTAAAGCCGTCGCGCTGTCCGCCGTGGGCGACGCCGACGACGTGCACGCCGACGGTCAAGCGGCCGAAGAGCGCCGCGATCGCGCCGCCGGTGTCCGTTTGCTCCGGTGCCCCGTGGCCGGGACGACTCACGGGCTGGAACAGCTCGATCGGATTGCCGGCGGGATCCTCCAGCAGGATCTGGCTCCCGCCGACGCCGGTCACGATGTCGTTGCGGAAGTGGGCGCCTGCCTTCCGCAGGGTCTCCACCTCACCGGCGAGATCGCCCACCTCGAGCTGAATGCGATTCCATCCACCGGGCTCGGGTCTCCGGCCATCGGGCATCGGCTGGGCACCGCCGCCCTGCCCGACCGGCGCGCTGAGGAGAAGCCGCAACGCTCCGCGCGAGAGCATCGCGAACGGCGGCGCCG
The DNA window shown above is from Gemmatimonadales bacterium and carries:
- a CDS encoding flavin reductase; amino-acid sequence: MTMAGSSVRYIVDDVDSAIEFYTRHLGFHLDMHPAPPFAMLSRGALRLLLSAPVGQGGGAQPMPDGRRPEPGGWNRIQLEVGDLAGEVETLRKAGAHFRNDIVTGVGGSQILLEDPAGNPIELFQPVSRPGHGAPEQTDTGGAIAALFGRLTVGVHVVGVAHGGQRDGFTAAWLMQVSFDPLLVALSVNPQNASYRLLSEGEGFAVSVLKQGQLDLARRFGTHSGREQDKLAGVRWRPGRTGAPMLEDALAWLECAPAGRMQSGDHELVLGRVLGGQILDPDARPLCYADTGDMDGSSALFPARF
- the mug gene encoding G/U mismatch-specific DNA glycosylase → MRSGIGQGRRPSRAEVAAAANRTVPDLIAPGLAVLFCGINPGLYSGATGHHFARPGNRFWPALHASGFTDRVLQPWEERRLLERALGITNLVARATATAAELSPHELRAGRARLARKVRRYRPACVSVLGIGAYRSAFGRAGAVVGRQPESLGPAALWVLPNPSGLNANHQLADLAEAFGALRRFVTRRR